Proteins found in one Sardina pilchardus chromosome 11, fSarPil1.1, whole genome shotgun sequence genomic segment:
- the pde8a gene encoding high affinity cAMP-specific and IBMX-insensitive 3',5'-cyclic phosphodiesterase 8A isoform X1: MGCASSIHISDRVVYHSSGKESEESHSPQQTNTTQQQGNPAQGLPIKPSSYKTTLTEVQFGPMKLYEDQLQVLLVFAKEDNQSNGFCWACEKANFKCSIARTPETALECFLEKHHDLIIIDHRHSRYFDAEALCRSIRAVNSSENTVIVAVVKRPDREEATVMSLIAAGFNRRYVENANMMACYNELIQLEHGEVRAQFKLRACNAIFTALEQSQEAIEITSEDQVIQYVNPAYESIMGYQKGELIGKEIIEVPKSEKNKPDLLETINSCIRKGKEWQGIYYAKKKNGDSVQQNVKITPVIGQGGKIRHYVSINRPLNDNNKTEKSSDRVQAESQTDIQSCKHKDRQKQDRKGSLDVRSTTSRGSDGSSQRRHSSMARIHSMTIEAPITKVINIINAAQESSPMPVAEALDRVLEILRTTELYSPQLGTKEEDPHTNDLVGGLMTDGLRRLSGNEYIFSTKQPHHIPSHLTTPLSLNDIPPRVAQTMENEDSWDFDIFNLEAATIKRPLTFLGLKIFSRFGVCEFLSCPEATLRSWLQVIEANYHSSNSYHNSSHAADVLHATAYFLCKERVKQSLEPMDEVAALIAATVHDVDHPGRTNSFLCNAGSELAILYNDTAVLESHHAALAFQITTRDDKCNIFKNMERNEYRTLRQAIIDMVLATEMTKHFEHVNKFVNSINKPLAALEENGGNGDEDSVKGILTTPENRILVKRMLIKCADISNPCRPLELCIEWAGRISEEYFAQTDEEKRQGLPVVMPVFDRNTCSIPKSQISFIDYFITDMFDAWDAFADLPNLMQDLDNNYKYWKGLDERKLHSLRPPPE, from the exons ACCACATTAACAGAGGTGCAGTTTGGACCAATGAAGTTATACGAAGATCAGCTTCAG GTACTTTTAGTGTTTGCCAAAGAAGACAACCAGAGCAATGGCTTCTGTTGGGCCTGTGAGAAAGCCAACTTCAAGTGCAGCATAGCCCGAACGCCTGAAACTGCACTCGAGTGCTTCCTAGAAAAGCATCATGACCTCATTATCATCGATCACAGACATTCCAGATATTTTGATGCAGAAGCACTATGTCG GTCAATTAGAGCGGTGAACTCATCAGAAAACACTGTGATTGTTGCTGTTGTGAAAAG GCCGGACCGTGAAGAAGCCACTGTGATGTCTCTGATAGCTGCAGGATTTAACAGA CGGTATGTGGAGAATGCCAACATGATGGCCTGCTACAATGAGCTTATCCAGCTGGAGCATGGAGAAGTGCGGGCCCAGTTCAAGCTAAG GGCCTGCAATGCTATTTTCACCGCTCTGGAGCAGAGTCAAGAGGCCATTGAGATCACAAGTGAAGATCAAGTGATTCAG TATGTAAACCCAGCGTATGAGTCCATCATGGGGTACCAGAAGGGGGAACTCATAGGGAAGGAAATCATAGAAGTGCCTAAAAGTGAGAAGAATAAGCCTGATCTCCTTGAAACAATAAATTCTTGCATACGGAAAGGAAAG GAGTGGCAAGGGATTTATTATgccaaaaagaagaatggagaCAGTGTCCAACAAAATGTGAAAATTACACCTGTTATTGGACAGGGAGG aaaaattaGACACTATGTGTCAATTAACAGGCctttaaatgataataataag ACTGAGAAGTCCAGTGATCGTGTACAAGCTGAATCTCAGACAG aTATCCAGTCCTGCAAACACAAGGACAGGCAAAAGCAGGACAGGAAAGGCTCCCTGGATGTCCGCTCCACTACATCACGAGGAAGCGATG GAAGCTCCCAGAGAAGGCACTCCTCTATGGCCCGGATCCACTCTATGACCATAGAAGCGCCAATAACCAAG GTGATAAACATCATCAACGCAGCACAAGAGAGCAGCCCCATGCCTGTGGCCGAGGCCCTGGACCGCGTGCTGGAGATCCTGAGAACCACCGAGCTCTACTCCCCCCAGCTGGGCACCAAGGAGGAGGACCCCCACACCAACGACCTCGTGGGGGGGCTGATGACG GATGGCTTACGAAGACTATCTGGAAATGAATACATATTTTCAACAAAAC AGCCTCATCACATCCCCAGTCACCTGACCACGCCACTCTCACTCAACGACATCCCCCCTCGGGTGGCCCAGACCATGGAAAATGAAGACTCATGGGACTTTGACATCTTCAACCTAGAGGCAGCCACTATAAAGCG GCCTCTCACCTTCTTGGGTCTAAAGATCTTCTCGCGCTTTGGCGTGTGCGAGTTCCTGAGCTGCCCCGAGGCCACGCTCCGGTCATGGCTGCAGGTGATCGAGGCCAACTACCACTCCAGCAACTCCTACCACAACTCCAGCCACGCCGCCGACGTCCTCCACGCCACCGCCTACTTCCTGTGCAAGGAGAGAGTTAAG CAAAGCCTGGAGCCCATGGACGAGGTGGCGGCCCTGATCGCCGCCACGGTGCACGACGTCGACCACCCGGGCCGGACCAACTCCTTCCTGTGCAACGCCGGGAGCGAGCTGGCCATCCTGTACAACGACACGGCCGTCCTGGAGAGCCATCACGCCGCCCTCGCCTTCCAGATCACCACCCGGGACGACAAGTGCAACATCTTCAAGAACATGGAGAG AAATGAGTACCGCACACTCCGGCAAGCCATCATTGACATGGTCCTGGCCACCGAGATGACCAAGCACTTTGAGCATGTCAACAAGTTCGTCAACAGCATCAATAAACCCTTGGCAGCCTTGGAGGAGAATGGG GGGAATGGGGATGAGGACTCTGTCAAAGGCATTTTGACAACTCCGGAGAATCGGATTCTTGTGAAACGCATGCTCATTAAGTGCGCCGATATCTCGAATCCCTGTCGACCATTAGAGCTGTGTATTGAGTGGGCTGGCCGCATTTCAGAAGAATATTTTGCACAG ACGGACGAGGAGAAGAGACAGGGCCTCCCAGTGGTCATGCCCGTGTTTGACAGGAACACCTGTAGCATTCCCAAATCCCAAATCTCCTTCATTGACTACTTCATCACAGATATGTTTGATGCCTGGGATG CATTCGCAGACCTGCCGAATCTCATGCAGGACCTGGACAACAACTACAAGTATTGGAAAGGCCTCGACGAGCGGAAGCTCCACAGCCTGCGCCCGCCGCCGGAGTAG
- the pde8a gene encoding high affinity cAMP-specific and IBMX-insensitive 3',5'-cyclic phosphodiesterase 8A isoform X2, with protein sequence MKLYEDQLQVLLVFAKEDNQSNGFCWACEKANFKCSIARTPETALECFLEKHHDLIIIDHRHSRYFDAEALCRSIRAVNSSENTVIVAVVKRPDREEATVMSLIAAGFNRRYVENANMMACYNELIQLEHGEVRAQFKLRACNAIFTALEQSQEAIEITSEDQVIQYVNPAYESIMGYQKGELIGKEIIEVPKSEKNKPDLLETINSCIRKGKEWQGIYYAKKKNGDSVQQNVKITPVIGQGGKIRHYVSINRPLNDNNKTEKSSDRVQAESQTDIQSCKHKDRQKQDRKGSLDVRSTTSRGSDGSSQRRHSSMARIHSMTIEAPITKVINIINAAQESSPMPVAEALDRVLEILRTTELYSPQLGTKEEDPHTNDLVGGLMTDGLRRLSGNEYIFSTKQPHHIPSHLTTPLSLNDIPPRVAQTMENEDSWDFDIFNLEAATIKRPLTFLGLKIFSRFGVCEFLSCPEATLRSWLQVIEANYHSSNSYHNSSHAADVLHATAYFLCKERVKQSLEPMDEVAALIAATVHDVDHPGRTNSFLCNAGSELAILYNDTAVLESHHAALAFQITTRDDKCNIFKNMERNEYRTLRQAIIDMVLATEMTKHFEHVNKFVNSINKPLAALEENGGNGDEDSVKGILTTPENRILVKRMLIKCADISNPCRPLELCIEWAGRISEEYFAQTDEEKRQGLPVVMPVFDRNTCSIPKSQISFIDYFITDMFDAWDAFADLPNLMQDLDNNYKYWKGLDERKLHSLRPPPE encoded by the exons ATGAAGTTATACGAAGATCAGCTTCAG GTACTTTTAGTGTTTGCCAAAGAAGACAACCAGAGCAATGGCTTCTGTTGGGCCTGTGAGAAAGCCAACTTCAAGTGCAGCATAGCCCGAACGCCTGAAACTGCACTCGAGTGCTTCCTAGAAAAGCATCATGACCTCATTATCATCGATCACAGACATTCCAGATATTTTGATGCAGAAGCACTATGTCG GTCAATTAGAGCGGTGAACTCATCAGAAAACACTGTGATTGTTGCTGTTGTGAAAAG GCCGGACCGTGAAGAAGCCACTGTGATGTCTCTGATAGCTGCAGGATTTAACAGA CGGTATGTGGAGAATGCCAACATGATGGCCTGCTACAATGAGCTTATCCAGCTGGAGCATGGAGAAGTGCGGGCCCAGTTCAAGCTAAG GGCCTGCAATGCTATTTTCACCGCTCTGGAGCAGAGTCAAGAGGCCATTGAGATCACAAGTGAAGATCAAGTGATTCAG TATGTAAACCCAGCGTATGAGTCCATCATGGGGTACCAGAAGGGGGAACTCATAGGGAAGGAAATCATAGAAGTGCCTAAAAGTGAGAAGAATAAGCCTGATCTCCTTGAAACAATAAATTCTTGCATACGGAAAGGAAAG GAGTGGCAAGGGATTTATTATgccaaaaagaagaatggagaCAGTGTCCAACAAAATGTGAAAATTACACCTGTTATTGGACAGGGAGG aaaaattaGACACTATGTGTCAATTAACAGGCctttaaatgataataataag ACTGAGAAGTCCAGTGATCGTGTACAAGCTGAATCTCAGACAG aTATCCAGTCCTGCAAACACAAGGACAGGCAAAAGCAGGACAGGAAAGGCTCCCTGGATGTCCGCTCCACTACATCACGAGGAAGCGATG GAAGCTCCCAGAGAAGGCACTCCTCTATGGCCCGGATCCACTCTATGACCATAGAAGCGCCAATAACCAAG GTGATAAACATCATCAACGCAGCACAAGAGAGCAGCCCCATGCCTGTGGCCGAGGCCCTGGACCGCGTGCTGGAGATCCTGAGAACCACCGAGCTCTACTCCCCCCAGCTGGGCACCAAGGAGGAGGACCCCCACACCAACGACCTCGTGGGGGGGCTGATGACG GATGGCTTACGAAGACTATCTGGAAATGAATACATATTTTCAACAAAAC AGCCTCATCACATCCCCAGTCACCTGACCACGCCACTCTCACTCAACGACATCCCCCCTCGGGTGGCCCAGACCATGGAAAATGAAGACTCATGGGACTTTGACATCTTCAACCTAGAGGCAGCCACTATAAAGCG GCCTCTCACCTTCTTGGGTCTAAAGATCTTCTCGCGCTTTGGCGTGTGCGAGTTCCTGAGCTGCCCCGAGGCCACGCTCCGGTCATGGCTGCAGGTGATCGAGGCCAACTACCACTCCAGCAACTCCTACCACAACTCCAGCCACGCCGCCGACGTCCTCCACGCCACCGCCTACTTCCTGTGCAAGGAGAGAGTTAAG CAAAGCCTGGAGCCCATGGACGAGGTGGCGGCCCTGATCGCCGCCACGGTGCACGACGTCGACCACCCGGGCCGGACCAACTCCTTCCTGTGCAACGCCGGGAGCGAGCTGGCCATCCTGTACAACGACACGGCCGTCCTGGAGAGCCATCACGCCGCCCTCGCCTTCCAGATCACCACCCGGGACGACAAGTGCAACATCTTCAAGAACATGGAGAG AAATGAGTACCGCACACTCCGGCAAGCCATCATTGACATGGTCCTGGCCACCGAGATGACCAAGCACTTTGAGCATGTCAACAAGTTCGTCAACAGCATCAATAAACCCTTGGCAGCCTTGGAGGAGAATGGG GGGAATGGGGATGAGGACTCTGTCAAAGGCATTTTGACAACTCCGGAGAATCGGATTCTTGTGAAACGCATGCTCATTAAGTGCGCCGATATCTCGAATCCCTGTCGACCATTAGAGCTGTGTATTGAGTGGGCTGGCCGCATTTCAGAAGAATATTTTGCACAG ACGGACGAGGAGAAGAGACAGGGCCTCCCAGTGGTCATGCCCGTGTTTGACAGGAACACCTGTAGCATTCCCAAATCCCAAATCTCCTTCATTGACTACTTCATCACAGATATGTTTGATGCCTGGGATG CATTCGCAGACCTGCCGAATCTCATGCAGGACCTGGACAACAACTACAAGTATTGGAAAGGCCTCGACGAGCGGAAGCTCCACAGCCTGCGCCCGCCGCCGGAGTAG
- the LOC134096068 gene encoding KH homology domain-containing protein 4-like isoform X2, whose translation MPTLPVYPQPPRPAVPQQPTRHQMPTMPRLPNAQQNQRSTPSHGGHSGNFVHTKIFVGLDQALPSFNVNEKVEGPGGTYLGHIQTETGARVFLRGKTSGYIEQASRRESFEPLYVYISHPNQTGLEAAKKLTESLLETVRADHTRMVSIYTATGSTQAYPAHGYPANSNYSSQGSWYNYPANGYPGGYSAYPGATGYWSSANGHPSHSNLSTTPQSSQAMVQYPVCPRKPPPYLVQDQGASSGDATSSPSTSPPRPASPKRQFVEETEAADEAESESSADVKSEEQTSPPVSSTEGKTSERFLMPPPPMPLTVTRKRQRESPPKEEEPCPAAGPVVVEAPKKLKLPEDGSGLVPYGGDSSDEEEERTRCSKKANS comes from the exons ATGCCCACGCTTCCCGTGTACCCACAGCCGCCGCGCCCCGCCGTCCCGCAGCAGCCCACCAGGCACCAGATGCCAACTATGCCACGGCTGCCCAATGCACAGCAGAACCAAAGGTCCACCCCCTCGCACGGTGGACATTCAGGG AATTTTGTCCATACCAAAATATTTGTTGGTCTGGATCAAGCGCTGCCCTCGTTTAATGTGAATGAGAAGGTGGAGGGCCCGGGGGGGACGTATCTGGGGCACATCCAGACGGAGACGGGTGCCCGCGTCTTCCTGCGGGGGAAAACCTCCGGCTACATCGAGCAGGCGTCACGACGAGAGTCGTTTGAGCCACTCTACGTGTACATCAG CCACCCCAACCAGACTGGACTGGAAGCTGCAAAGAAGCTAACGGAGAGTCTACTGGAAACG GTCAGAGCGGACCATACTCGGATGGTGTCCATCTACACGGCGACGGGGTCCACTCAAG CATACCCAGCTCATGGATACCCAGCTAATAGCAATTACAGTAGCCAGGGGTCCTGGTATAACTACCCAGCAAATGGGTACCCGGGCGGCTATTCAGCATACCCAGGAGCCACTGGTTACTGGAGTAGTGCAAATGGTCACCCCAGTCATTCTAACTTGTCGACAACCCCTCAATCTTCCCAGGCAATGGTTCAGTATCCTGTGTGTCCTAGGAAACCCCCACCCTATCTAGTACAG GACCAGGGAGCTAGTTCCGGCGACGCCACTAGCAGTCCATCCACCAGCCCCCCGCGGCCCGCCAGTCCCAAGCGCCAGTTTGTGGAAGAGACCGAAGCGGCTGATGAGGCTGAG TCTGAGTCCAGTGCAGATGTGAAGAGTGAGGAACAAACGTCACCACCGGTTTCCTCCACTGAAGGGAAAACTTCAGAAAG GTTCCTGATGCCGCCTCCTCCCATGCCTTTGACGGTGACGcgcaagagacagagggagagcccGCCCAAAGAGGAGGAGCCGTGTCCTGCTGCGG GCCCAGTCGTGGTGGAGGCGCCCAAGAAGCTGAAGCTGCCGGAGGACGGCTCAGGGCTCGTGCCCTACGGAGGGGACTCCtcggacgaggaagaggagcggaCTCGCTGCAGTAAGAAGGCTAACTCCTAA
- the LOC134096068 gene encoding KH homology domain-containing protein 4-like isoform X1: MPTLPVYPQPPRPAVPQQPTRHQMPTMPRLPNAQQNQRSTPSHGGHSGNFVHTKIFVGLDQALPSFNVNEKVEGPGGTYLGHIQTETGARVFLRGKTSGYIEQASRRESFEPLYVYISHPNQTGLEAAKKLTESLLETVRADHTRMVSIYTATGSTQAYPAHGYPANSNYSSQGSWYNYPANGYPGGYSAYPGATGYWSSANGHPSHSNLSTTPQSSQAMVQYPVCPRKPPPYLVQDQGASSGDATSSPSTSPPRPASPKRQFVEETEAADEAESESSADVKSEEQTSPPVSSTEGKTSERFLMPPPPMPLTVTRKRQRESPPKEEEPCPAAAGPVVVEAPKKLKLPEDGSGLVPYGGDSSDEEEERTRCSKKANS, encoded by the exons ATGCCCACGCTTCCCGTGTACCCACAGCCGCCGCGCCCCGCCGTCCCGCAGCAGCCCACCAGGCACCAGATGCCAACTATGCCACGGCTGCCCAATGCACAGCAGAACCAAAGGTCCACCCCCTCGCACGGTGGACATTCAGGG AATTTTGTCCATACCAAAATATTTGTTGGTCTGGATCAAGCGCTGCCCTCGTTTAATGTGAATGAGAAGGTGGAGGGCCCGGGGGGGACGTATCTGGGGCACATCCAGACGGAGACGGGTGCCCGCGTCTTCCTGCGGGGGAAAACCTCCGGCTACATCGAGCAGGCGTCACGACGAGAGTCGTTTGAGCCACTCTACGTGTACATCAG CCACCCCAACCAGACTGGACTGGAAGCTGCAAAGAAGCTAACGGAGAGTCTACTGGAAACG GTCAGAGCGGACCATACTCGGATGGTGTCCATCTACACGGCGACGGGGTCCACTCAAG CATACCCAGCTCATGGATACCCAGCTAATAGCAATTACAGTAGCCAGGGGTCCTGGTATAACTACCCAGCAAATGGGTACCCGGGCGGCTATTCAGCATACCCAGGAGCCACTGGTTACTGGAGTAGTGCAAATGGTCACCCCAGTCATTCTAACTTGTCGACAACCCCTCAATCTTCCCAGGCAATGGTTCAGTATCCTGTGTGTCCTAGGAAACCCCCACCCTATCTAGTACAG GACCAGGGAGCTAGTTCCGGCGACGCCACTAGCAGTCCATCCACCAGCCCCCCGCGGCCCGCCAGTCCCAAGCGCCAGTTTGTGGAAGAGACCGAAGCGGCTGATGAGGCTGAG TCTGAGTCCAGTGCAGATGTGAAGAGTGAGGAACAAACGTCACCACCGGTTTCCTCCACTGAAGGGAAAACTTCAGAAAG GTTCCTGATGCCGCCTCCTCCCATGCCTTTGACGGTGACGcgcaagagacagagggagagcccGCCCAAAGAGGAGGAGCCGTGTCCTGCTGCGG CAGGCCCAGTCGTGGTGGAGGCGCCCAAGAAGCTGAAGCTGCCGGAGGACGGCTCAGGGCTCGTGCCCTACGGAGGGGACTCCtcggacgaggaagaggagcggaCTCGCTGCAGTAAGAAGGCTAACTCCTAA
- the LOC134096067 gene encoding fibronectin type III and SPRY domain-containing protein 2, protein MDLFGGTLDVIAEEMTVSDDEDKVEDRTRVLMDMYSLENTEPQAKPQVSTFQRFSVDTNESLHFEPYIPEEDESEHALGNDDVFLTGNQSVFDESKELMEGRTAQSESDPPDAYCTDCQTSTYVFKNITGPHKNHRVILMKKAAQEIKSSINKTRSKLEEKITQMENFASNLEEIFITVEENFGRQEQNLEHHYNDVLQTLAHRYDERASALEDEKKKKLESLYTQLIDCGRMLDNSKEMIEQAQMLYRTENKYSFLQRVMPAMKRIEEHAKEEPDLKISTSLEFDTQTADLSDVKQMMDSINAVPAPSAPVMNPQIPNSATCTSLRVCWSLFSDDTVEYYELYSRPIFEDITVESDLEASKVKVKETHYTVTALLPNAQYEFWVTATNTTGISPASEKAVYMTVPSPPVIKPRECTSCTDAALIRWDSGNTNPVDSYTLELIEMGAEAGKAGVTESIVAIPTCECLIQLQPGKCYLIYVRAVNIGGPSERSESFTVSTTGTFFHLLEDTAHPCLSVSEDGFTMFYTDEELPLSEMAFSDNTFARCVAVLGDLIPVRTKHYWEVEVDPHTEYRIGVAYEDTQRNAYFGGNNTSWCMRHVLTPSRHKYEFLHSGWTPDIRITSHPLRIGVALDYDQGKLSFFNADLGQHLYTFDCQFLHYVHPCFALDNPGGLSLRNGVTPPHYISLI, encoded by the exons ATGGATCTGTTTGGAGGGACACTGGATGTCATTGCAGAGGAAATGACAGTTAGTGATGATGAAGACAAAGTTGAAGATCGCACCAGAGTACTTATGGACATGTACAGTCTAGAAAATACAGAACCACAGGCCAAACCGCAGGTTTCCACTTTCCAACGGTTTTCTGTGGACACAAATGAGTCACTTCACTTTGAACCCTACATACCTGAGGAAGACGAGAGTGAGCATGCACTGGGCAATGATGACGTGTTTCTGACGGGAAATCAAAGTGTATTTGATGAGTCAAAGGAATTGATGGAGGGACGCACCGCTCAGAGTGAGAGCGACCCTCCTGATGCTTACTGCACCGACTGCCAGACATCCACCTACGTATTTAAAAATATTACTGGGCCTCACAAGAATCACAGGGTCATCCTAATGAAGAAAGCAGCCCAAGAAATTAAG AGTAGCATCAATAAAACAAGGAGCAAGTTGGAAGAAAAGATTACACAAATGGAAAATTTTGCAAGCAACCTCGAGGAGATATTTATAACAGTAGAG GAAAACTTTGGCAGGCAAGAACAGAACCTGGAGCATCACTATAATGATGTCCTCCAGACGCTGGCCCATAGGTATGACGAGAGGGCATCAGCTCTGGAGgatgagaagaaaaagaagcttGAGTCTCTTTATACTCAGCTGATTGACTGTGGGAGAATGCTGGATAATTCCAAAGAAATGATTGAGCAAGCCCAAATGCTCTACAGAACTGAAAACAAGTATTCTTTCCTTCAG AGGGTAATGCCCGCCATGAAGAG AATTGAGGAACATGCTAAAGAGGAACCAGACCTCAAGATCTCGACATCCTTGGAGTTTGACACCCAAACAGCTGATTTGTCTGATGTCAAACAAATGATGGACTCAATCAATGCCGTCCCAG CTCCCTCGGCTCCAGTCATGAACCCACAGATTCCCAACTCTGCCACCTGCACGTCTCTGCGCGTGTGCTGGAGCCTGTTCTCTGATGACACGGTGGAGTACTATGAGCTCTACAGCAGACCCATTTTTGAGGACATCACCGTGGAGTCTGATCTGGAAG CATCAAAGGTGAAGGTGAAGGAGACTCACTACACTGTTACTGCGTTACTGCCCAATGCACAGTACGAGTTCTGGGTCACTGCAACCAACACCACAGGCATCAGCCCAGCCAGTGAGAAAGCTGTGTACATGACAG TGCCTTCTCCTCCCGTCATCAAGCCACGGGAGTGCACAAGTTGTACGGATGCTGCCCTCATTCGCTGGGACTCAGGGAACACCAACCCTGTGGATTCCTACACGCTGGAGCTGATCGAGATGGGCGCAGAAGCAGGCAAAGCCGGTGTGACAGA GTCCATTGTGGCCATTCCTACTTGTGAGTGCTTAATTCAGCTGCAGCCAGGAAAGTGTTACCTGATTTATGTCAGGGCTGTGAATATTGGCGGCCCGAGTGAGAGAAGTGAGTCGTTTACTGTGTCAACAACAG GAACATTCTTTCACCTTCTGGAGGACACAGCCCATCCATGCCTGAGTGTGTCCGAGGATGGCTTCACCATGTTCTACACAGATGAGGAACTGCCTTTGAGTGAAATGGCCTTCAGTGACAATACCTTTGCAAG ATGCGTGGCAGTCCTTGGTGATTTGATACCAGTGCGAACCAAGCATTACTGGGAAGTGGAGGTGGACCCCCACACAGAATACAGGATTGGAGTGGCCTACGAAGACACCCAGAGAAATGCCTACTTCGGAGGCAACAACACTTCGTGGTGCATGAGGCATGTCCTCACCCCGTCCCG GCACAAGTACGAGTTCCTGCACAGTGGCTGGACCCCAGACATCAGAATCACCAGCCATCCCCTGAGGATCGGTGTGGCGCTAGACTACGACCAGGGGAAGCTGTCCTTCTTCAATGCAGATCTGGGCCAGCACCTCTACACCTTTGACTGTCAGTTCCTGCATTACGTTCATCCCTGCTTTGCCCTGGACAACCCGGGAGGACTTTCGCTCAGAAATGGTGTTACACCACCCCACTACATTAGCCTGATCTAA